A genome region from Crossiella equi includes the following:
- a CDS encoding M14 family zinc carboxypeptidase, producing MTQRRRLSLVLTAAASAAFLFGASAGTADPVAQDGPTFVYRVPAPLGQKAQDLLARGFDVLEQRDGDDLFVLGSKAVQAKLTEAGYTGTVESVLAPPRFGSKTQGSGVTETYYGGYRTLKAHYAHLDQVALKYPGLASLVDYGDSWLKTQNAGGHDLRAICLTKKSLGDCALNPNARKPRLFVSAQIHAREITTGDMAWRWIDHLTTGYGKDAEVTKLLDTTEVWVVPIGNPDGVQIVQSGGDTPKLQRKNANDTNGPKVCPTTEDPYAQIGVDLNRNLNAQWGDNGTSNDPCSQLYRGPKADSEVETKALEKLFRNLFPDKRGPAETDPAAADTRGMVITMHSALNVVLLPWGYTTKPSPNDNKLRPMAAEMARLAGGWQYGQPGELLYTAGGSIDDWVYGELGVPHYTWEIGNWEGDCSGFLPAYSCQDAHWTKVKPMLTYAAHKAANPYGS from the coding sequence ATGACACAGCGACGAAGGCTGAGCCTCGTGCTGACAGCCGCCGCCAGCGCGGCGTTCCTCTTCGGCGCGTCGGCTGGCACAGCGGACCCGGTCGCGCAGGACGGGCCGACGTTCGTCTACCGCGTCCCGGCTCCGCTGGGGCAGAAGGCGCAGGACCTGCTGGCCCGCGGCTTCGACGTGCTGGAGCAGCGCGACGGTGACGACCTGTTCGTCCTGGGCAGCAAGGCCGTTCAGGCCAAGCTCACCGAGGCCGGGTACACCGGCACGGTCGAGTCGGTGCTGGCACCGCCGCGGTTCGGCTCGAAGACCCAGGGCAGCGGCGTCACCGAGACCTACTACGGCGGCTACCGCACGCTCAAGGCGCACTATGCACATCTGGACCAGGTCGCGCTGAAGTACCCGGGACTCGCCTCACTGGTCGACTACGGCGACTCGTGGCTCAAGACCCAGAACGCGGGCGGCCACGACCTGCGGGCCATCTGCCTCACCAAGAAGTCCCTCGGCGACTGCGCCCTGAACCCGAACGCGCGCAAGCCGCGCCTGTTCGTCTCGGCCCAGATCCACGCCCGGGAGATCACCACCGGCGACATGGCCTGGCGCTGGATCGACCACCTAACCACGGGCTACGGCAAGGACGCCGAGGTCACCAAGCTGCTCGACACGACCGAGGTCTGGGTGGTGCCGATCGGCAACCCGGACGGCGTCCAGATCGTCCAGTCGGGCGGTGACACCCCGAAGCTCCAGCGCAAGAACGCCAACGACACCAACGGCCCGAAGGTCTGCCCGACCACCGAGGACCCGTACGCCCAGATCGGCGTCGACCTCAACCGCAACCTCAACGCCCAGTGGGGCGACAACGGCACCTCCAACGACCCGTGCAGCCAGCTCTACCGAGGCCCGAAGGCCGACTCCGAGGTCGAGACGAAGGCCCTGGAAAAGCTCTTCCGCAACCTCTTCCCGGACAAGCGCGGCCCGGCTGAGACGGATCCGGCGGCGGCGGACACCCGCGGCATGGTCATCACGATGCACAGCGCCCTGAACGTCGTCCTCCTGCCCTGGGGCTACACCACCAAACCCTCCCCGAACGACAACAAACTCCGCCCGATGGCCGCCGAGATGGCCCGTCTGGCAGGCGGCTGGCAGTACGGCCAGCCCGGCGAGCTCCTCTACACCGCGGGCGGCTCGATCGACGACTGGGTCTACGGCGAACTGGGCGTCCCCCACTACACCTGGGAGATCGGCAACTGGGAGGGCGACTGCAGCGGCTTCCTTCCGGCCTACTCCTGCCAGGACGCCCACTGGACGAAGGTCAAGCCCATGCTGACCTACGCGGCCCACAAAGCGGCGAACCCCTACGGCAGCTGA
- a CDS encoding response regulator transcription factor, translating to MRLDAMAATAGTKVLVVDDEPYITELLATTLRLAGYDVRTAGSGAEAVKATEAGEPELLILDIMLPDTDGFELCRRLRLDRPRLPVVFLTARDSTEDKVRGLTLGGDDYVTKPFSVAEVLARVQAVLRRTQGGQEENPALRCGDLVLDEQAHEVHRAGRRLELSPTEYKLLRYLLVNSGRVVSKAQILDHVWQYDFGGDAAVVEKFISRLRHKVDAEGAPLIHTVRGFGYTLRVAKG from the coding sequence ATGCGCCTGGACGCGATGGCCGCGACTGCGGGCACCAAGGTGCTCGTCGTCGACGACGAGCCCTACATCACCGAGCTGCTCGCCACCACGCTGCGCCTGGCCGGCTACGACGTGCGCACCGCGGGAAGCGGCGCCGAGGCGGTCAAGGCCACCGAGGCCGGCGAGCCGGAGCTGCTGATCCTGGACATCATGCTGCCCGACACCGACGGCTTCGAGCTGTGCCGTCGCCTGCGCCTGGACCGCCCGAGGCTGCCGGTGGTCTTCCTCACCGCCCGAGACTCCACCGAGGACAAGGTGCGCGGCCTGACCCTGGGCGGCGACGACTACGTGACCAAGCCGTTCAGCGTGGCCGAGGTGCTGGCGCGCGTGCAGGCCGTGCTGCGCCGCACCCAGGGCGGCCAGGAGGAAAACCCGGCGCTGCGCTGCGGCGACCTGGTGCTCGACGAGCAGGCGCACGAGGTGCACCGGGCGGGCAGGCGGCTTGAGCTGTCCCCGACCGAGTACAAGCTGCTGCGGTACCTGCTGGTCAACTCCGGGCGGGTGGTCAGCAAGGCGCAGATCCTCGACCACGTCTGGCAGTACGACTTCGGCGGGGACGCGGCCGTGGTGGAGAAGTTCATCTCCCGCCTGCGGCACAAGGTCGACGCCGAGGGCGCCCCGCTGATCCACACCGTGCGCGGCTTCGGCTACACGCTGCGCGTGGCCAAGGGCTAG
- a CDS encoding cytochrome P450, which yields MTETLSAPTFPMQRQCPFHPPQEISEIRDSGQPVTRMTFPSGDEAWVVTRHADIRAVLNDPRFSVTARKFLLSRYQPKEQPKPRKGMLLSMDAPEHPAYRKLLTKEFTVRRMQHLRPRIQQIVDEHLDAMAAKGGPVDLVAELALPVPSLVICELLGVPYADRDHFQTVTMDLLRIDISPEKRMAAVEAFDRYLSALVEAKRLEPGEDLLSDLIARATEGEELLEHDVLVSFAFLLLIAGHETTANMIGLSTTALLEHPDQLELLREQPELADKAVEELLRYLTIIHHGLQRTALEDVELGGAHIKAGDYLSLHVASANLDPALLPEGDRLDITRTPGPHLAFGFGPHQCLGQQLARMELRVVFSTLFQRFPTLRLATPLAEVPFRSDMAIYGVHKLMVTW from the coding sequence ATGACCGAGACCTTGTCCGCGCCGACGTTCCCGATGCAGCGGCAGTGCCCGTTCCACCCGCCGCAGGAGATCAGCGAGATCCGAGACTCCGGCCAGCCGGTGACGCGCATGACGTTCCCCAGCGGTGACGAGGCGTGGGTGGTGACCAGGCACGCCGACATCCGCGCGGTGCTCAACGACCCGCGCTTCTCCGTGACCGCCCGCAAGTTCCTGCTTTCGCGCTACCAGCCGAAGGAGCAGCCCAAGCCCCGCAAGGGCATGCTGCTGAGCATGGACGCGCCGGAGCACCCGGCCTACCGCAAGCTGCTCACCAAGGAGTTCACCGTCCGCCGCATGCAGCACCTGCGGCCGCGCATCCAGCAGATCGTGGACGAGCACCTGGACGCCATGGCCGCCAAGGGCGGGCCGGTGGACCTGGTCGCCGAGCTCGCGCTGCCGGTGCCCTCGCTGGTGATCTGCGAGCTGCTCGGCGTGCCCTACGCCGACCGTGACCACTTCCAGACCGTGACGATGGACCTGCTGCGCATCGACATCTCGCCGGAGAAGCGGATGGCCGCGGTGGAGGCCTTCGACCGGTACCTGTCCGCGCTGGTGGAGGCCAAGCGCCTGGAGCCGGGTGAGGACCTGCTCTCCGACCTGATCGCGCGGGCCACCGAGGGCGAGGAGCTGCTTGAGCACGACGTGCTGGTCAGCTTCGCGTTCCTGCTGCTCATCGCCGGGCACGAGACCACCGCGAACATGATCGGCCTGTCCACCACCGCGCTGCTGGAGCACCCCGACCAGCTCGAGCTGCTGCGCGAGCAGCCGGAGCTCGCGGACAAGGCCGTCGAGGAGCTGCTGCGCTACCTGACGATCATCCACCACGGACTGCAGCGCACCGCCCTGGAGGACGTGGAGCTGGGCGGCGCGCACATCAAGGCGGGCGACTACCTGTCGCTGCACGTGGCCTCGGCCAACCTCGACCCGGCCCTGCTGCCCGAGGGAGACCGCCTGGACATCACCCGCACCCCGGGCCCGCACCTGGCCTTCGGCTTCGGCCCGCACCAGTGCCTGGGCCAGCAGCTGGCCCGCATGGAGCTGCGCGTGGTGTTCAGCACGCTGTTCCAGCGCTTCCCGACGCTGCGCCTGGCCACGCCGCTGGCGGAGGTGCCGTTCCGGTCCGACATGGCCATCTACGGCGTGCACAAGCTCATGGTGACCTGGTGA
- a CDS encoding cytochrome P450, with the protein MTAPLSLPVDRPAGCPFHQPELPERSVTRVGFPSTDEGWLVTKPADIRAVLSDPRFSAASRRLLFSKGQPQNLPLRPGAFIGMDAPEHPAYRKLLTSVFTVKRMQALKPRVQEIVDERLAAMAALGGEADLVAEFALPVPSLVICQLLGVPYEDRDEFQSITGDLLRLDTTLERRDAALAKIDGYLGALVAAKRREPDEALLSRLVQQADAGVELLTDEVLVGFATLLLVAGHETTANQIALSTALLLQHPDQLALLRDRPELAPRATEELLRYLTIVQHGLQRTAVEDVEVGGTLVKAGEYVSLHLGVANTDPSLLADGERLDLTRPPSPHLAFGYGPHQCLGQQLARIEIQLALTSLFQRFPGLALAAPLHEIPFRTEMAVYGVHRLPVRW; encoded by the coding sequence ATGACCGCGCCGCTGTCCCTGCCGGTCGACCGCCCGGCAGGCTGCCCCTTCCACCAGCCCGAGCTGCCGGAGCGGTCCGTCACCCGGGTCGGCTTCCCCAGCACGGACGAGGGCTGGCTGGTCACCAAGCCCGCCGACATCCGCGCGGTGCTCAGCGACCCCCGGTTCTCCGCGGCGAGCAGGCGGCTGCTGTTCAGCAAGGGCCAGCCGCAGAACCTGCCCCTGCGGCCCGGGGCGTTCATCGGCATGGACGCCCCGGAGCACCCGGCCTACCGCAAGCTGCTGACCAGCGTGTTCACCGTCAAGCGGATGCAGGCGCTGAAACCGCGTGTGCAGGAGATCGTGGACGAGCGGCTGGCCGCGATGGCCGCACTCGGCGGCGAGGCCGACCTGGTCGCGGAGTTCGCGCTGCCGGTGCCCTCGCTGGTGATCTGCCAGCTGCTCGGGGTGCCCTACGAGGACCGGGACGAGTTCCAGTCCATCACCGGTGACCTGCTCCGGCTGGATACCACGCTCGAACGCCGCGACGCCGCCCTGGCCAAGATCGACGGCTACCTCGGCGCCCTGGTCGCGGCCAAGCGCCGGGAGCCGGACGAGGCGCTGCTGTCGAGGCTGGTCCAGCAGGCCGACGCCGGTGTGGAGCTGCTCACCGACGAGGTCCTGGTCGGCTTCGCCACGCTGCTGCTGGTGGCCGGGCACGAGACCACGGCCAACCAGATCGCGCTGTCCACCGCGCTGCTGCTGCAACACCCGGACCAGCTCGCGCTGCTGCGGGACCGCCCGGAGCTCGCGCCCCGGGCGACCGAGGAGCTGCTGCGGTACCTGACGATCGTGCAGCACGGCCTGCAGCGCACCGCGGTCGAGGACGTCGAGGTCGGCGGCACACTGGTCAAGGCGGGGGAGTACGTCTCGCTGCACCTGGGCGTGGCCAACACCGACCCCTCGCTGCTGGCCGACGGCGAACGGCTGGACCTGACCCGGCCGCCGTCGCCACACCTGGCCTTCGGCTACGGCCCGCACCAGTGCCTGGGCCAGCAGCTCGCGCGCATCGAGATCCAGCTCGCGCTGACCTCGCTGTTCCAGCGCTTTCCCGGGCTGGCGCTGGCCGCGCCGCTCCACGAGATCCCGTTCCGGACGGAGATGGCCGTCTACGGCGTGCACCGCCTGCCGGTGCGGTGGTGA
- a CDS encoding NAD(P)/FAD-dependent oxidoreductase, giving the protein MLRQVVVVGASAAGLTTVEALRRAGYEGKVTMVGAEAHLPYDRPPLSKQVLCGDWEPARAQLRGEEHIAGLDVELVLGNAAAGLDLATREVTLADGAKLGYDGLVIATGVTARSLPSADGLAGVHVLRTLDDALALRTELLASPKVVVVGAGLIGCEVAATARKLGAEVTLVEPLAAPMERVLGTRLGELVTQVHQDQGVAVRTGVGVATLEGALGRVSAVVLDDGTKLPADVVVLGIGATPAVGWLQGSGLTAGVTGVRCDATCQAAPGVYAAGDVASWLHLGLGEQVRLEHRTNATEQALAVAKNLLADEGAGQAYTPLPYYWSDQYDLKIMGFGLPGAQDEVEIVEGDLESRKFVALYRRGGRVTGAVGWNSARAMRPYRQQVLDGMTPA; this is encoded by the coding sequence GTGTTGCGTCAGGTCGTCGTGGTGGGAGCCTCCGCCGCTGGGTTGACCACGGTGGAGGCCCTGCGCAGGGCGGGGTACGAGGGCAAGGTCACGATGGTCGGTGCCGAGGCGCACCTGCCCTACGACCGGCCACCGCTGTCCAAGCAGGTGCTGTGCGGGGACTGGGAACCGGCCCGCGCCCAGCTGCGTGGCGAGGAGCACATCGCCGGGCTGGACGTCGAGCTGGTGCTCGGCAACGCCGCGGCGGGGCTGGACCTGGCCACCCGTGAGGTGACGCTGGCCGACGGCGCGAAGCTGGGCTACGACGGCCTGGTCATCGCCACCGGCGTCACCGCGCGCAGCCTGCCCAGCGCGGACGGCCTGGCCGGGGTGCACGTGCTGCGCACCCTGGACGACGCCCTGGCGCTGCGCACCGAGCTGCTCGCCTCGCCCAAGGTCGTCGTGGTCGGCGCTGGGCTGATCGGCTGCGAGGTCGCGGCCACCGCCCGCAAGCTCGGCGCCGAGGTCACCCTGGTCGAACCGCTGGCCGCGCCCATGGAGCGCGTGCTGGGCACCCGGCTCGGCGAGCTGGTCACCCAGGTGCACCAGGACCAGGGCGTCGCGGTGCGCACCGGGGTTGGCGTGGCCACCCTGGAGGGCGCGCTCGGCCGGGTCAGCGCGGTCGTGCTCGACGACGGCACCAAGCTGCCCGCGGACGTGGTGGTGCTGGGCATCGGCGCCACCCCGGCCGTCGGCTGGTTGCAGGGCAGCGGGCTCACCGCGGGTGTCACGGGTGTGCGGTGCGACGCCACCTGCCAGGCCGCGCCCGGGGTCTACGCCGCCGGGGACGTCGCCAGCTGGCTGCACCTGGGTCTCGGCGAGCAGGTGCGCCTGGAGCACCGCACCAACGCCACCGAGCAGGCCCTGGCCGTGGCGAAGAACCTGCTCGCCGACGAGGGCGCGGGCCAGGCGTACACGCCGCTGCCGTACTACTGGAGCGACCAGTACGACCTGAAGATCATGGGCTTCGGCCTGCCCGGTGCCCAGGACGAGGTCGAGATCGTCGAGGGCGACCTGGAGTCGCGCAAGTTCGTGGCGCTGTACCGCCGGGGCGGCCGGGTGACCGGCGCGGTCGGCTGGAACAGCGCGCGGGCGATGCGGCCCTACCGCCAGCAGGTGCTGGACGGCATGACCCCGGCCTGA
- the kstD gene encoding 3-oxosteroid 1-dehydrogenase yields MAEFDVVVVGAGAAGMTAALTAAKRGLSVVVLEKANVFGGSMARSGAAVWIPNNEVLLAAGVPDTPQKAAQYLAKVVGDVPAARQAAYLANGPAMIAFLQRNSPLKFRWMEGYSDYYPEFPGGIAAGRSIEPQMIDGRILGNELANLNPPYMPTPPATVVYGVDYKWLTLIARHPKGVATASEMVARGIAAGIAGQQPLTMGGALAGGLRAGLLQNNVPVWLNTPLVDLHVEGGRVTGVLAEQNGAQVLVRARRGVVMGSGGFEHNERMRKEHQQEPIGTAWSVAHKANTGAGIEAGKRLGAALDLMEDAWWGPAIPLPEGPYFCLSERTLPGCILVNGAGQRFVNEAAPYSDVVHVMYEKHRPGASHIPAWLITDQQYRNRYLFKETAPLLPLPQQWFDSGAMHKADTVEALAARIGVQPLLLRETVTRFNTMARAGRDLDFNRGVSAYDHYYADPTNAPNACLTPIENGPYYAMKIVPGDLGTKGGMRTDARARVLRPDNSVIPGLWAAGNCSGAVMGHSYAGAGSTLGPAMTFGYVAAHDIADTPAP; encoded by the coding sequence GTGGCGGAGTTCGATGTCGTGGTGGTTGGCGCCGGGGCCGCCGGGATGACCGCGGCGCTCACCGCGGCCAAGCGGGGGCTGAGCGTGGTCGTGCTCGAGAAGGCCAATGTCTTCGGCGGGTCGATGGCCCGCTCCGGCGCCGCCGTCTGGATCCCGAACAACGAGGTCCTGCTGGCCGCGGGCGTGCCGGACACCCCGCAGAAGGCGGCCCAGTACCTGGCCAAGGTGGTCGGCGACGTCCCGGCCGCCCGGCAGGCCGCCTACCTGGCCAACGGCCCGGCCATGATCGCCTTCCTCCAGCGGAACAGCCCGCTGAAGTTCCGGTGGATGGAGGGCTACTCCGACTACTACCCGGAGTTCCCCGGCGGCATCGCGGCGGGCCGCTCGATCGAGCCCCAGATGATCGACGGCCGGATCCTCGGCAACGAGCTGGCCAACCTGAACCCGCCGTACATGCCCACACCCCCGGCCACGGTCGTGTACGGCGTGGACTACAAGTGGCTGACCCTGATCGCCCGCCACCCCAAGGGCGTGGCCACGGCCAGCGAGATGGTGGCCCGGGGCATCGCGGCCGGGATCGCGGGCCAGCAGCCGCTCACCATGGGCGGGGCGCTGGCGGGCGGCCTGCGCGCGGGCCTGCTCCAGAACAACGTCCCGGTGTGGCTGAACACGCCCCTGGTCGACCTGCACGTGGAGGGCGGCCGGGTGACCGGCGTGCTGGCCGAGCAGAACGGCGCCCAGGTCCTGGTGCGCGCCCGCCGGGGCGTGGTCATGGGCTCGGGCGGGTTCGAGCACAACGAGCGGATGCGCAAGGAGCACCAGCAGGAGCCGATCGGCACCGCCTGGTCGGTGGCGCACAAGGCGAACACCGGTGCGGGCATCGAGGCGGGCAAACGCCTGGGCGCGGCCCTGGACCTGATGGAGGACGCCTGGTGGGGCCCGGCGATCCCGCTGCCGGAGGGCCCGTACTTCTGCCTGAGCGAGCGCACGCTGCCGGGCTGCATCCTGGTCAACGGCGCCGGGCAGCGCTTCGTCAACGAGGCCGCGCCGTACAGCGACGTGGTGCACGTGATGTACGAGAAGCACCGCCCGGGCGCGAGCCACATCCCGGCCTGGCTGATCACCGACCAGCAGTACCGCAACCGCTACCTGTTCAAGGAGACCGCGCCGCTGCTTCCCCTGCCGCAGCAGTGGTTCGACAGCGGCGCGATGCACAAGGCGGACACGGTCGAGGCGCTGGCGGCCCGCATCGGCGTGCAGCCGCTGCTGCTGCGCGAGACGGTGACCCGGTTCAACACGATGGCCCGGGCGGGCCGGGACCTGGACTTCAACCGGGGCGTGAGCGCCTACGACCACTACTACGCCGACCCCACGAACGCCCCGAACGCCTGCCTGACCCCGATCGAGAACGGCCCCTACTACGCGATGAAGATCGTCCCGGGCGACCTGGGCACAAAGGGCGGCATGCGCACCGACGCCCGCGCACGCGTGCTCCGCCCGGACAACTCGGTGATCCCGGGCCTGTGGGCCGCGGGCAACTGCAGCGGCGCGGTGATGGGCCACAGCTACGCGGGCGCGGGCTCGACCCTGGGCCCGGCGATGACCTTCGGCTACGTGGCCGCCCACGACATCGCCGACACCCCGGCTCCGTGA
- a CDS encoding sensor histidine kinase: MAWRFASLRGRLIAGTILLATAGVLVVDAVAYFGLRHYLQGRVDQSLRVVVDRVAQLDASQRELTGEAIEAMRALSSSGSYFAVVDADGKVINEATVQGTAAQHEPPPDLTDGQRRTAGPEPYTVTGLGAPDLEYRTLVIGLAHPLGTPDGRRAHTVVVATSMRPSAEVLRDIVGTGLVATLAVIGGIALLSLCVLWVGLKPLRDMAANATAIAAGDHTRRIGVTGGNTEVDQLAHAVNLAFDARQRSEERLRSFIADASHELRTPLTTIRGWADLYLQGVDDPQVVELAMTRIEDEATRMHSLVEELLLLARLDEGRPLERQPVDLAQLAADAVADADVVDGEREITLAVGTEDAVVCGDPNRLRQVLRNLLGNALQHTPAGSPVHVGVRAVGANGVGVVVADEGPGLSPDALGRVFERFYRGDASRGRGGAGLGLSIVRAISEAHGGSVWVDSQPGQGAAFTVVIPRTGDVRKLSGEVR; the protein is encoded by the coding sequence GTGGCCTGGCGGTTCGCCTCCCTGCGCGGCAGGCTCATCGCGGGCACGATCCTGCTGGCCACCGCGGGCGTGCTGGTGGTGGACGCGGTGGCCTACTTCGGCCTCCGGCACTACCTCCAGGGGCGGGTGGACCAGTCGCTGCGCGTGGTCGTCGACCGCGTCGCCCAGCTTGACGCGAGCCAGCGGGAGCTGACCGGCGAGGCCATCGAGGCGATGCGCGCCCTCAGCAGCAGCGGCAGCTACTTCGCCGTGGTCGACGCGGACGGTAAGGTGATCAACGAGGCCACCGTCCAGGGCACCGCCGCCCAGCACGAGCCCCCGCCGGACCTGACCGACGGGCAGCGCCGCACCGCCGGGCCGGAGCCGTACACGGTGACCGGCCTGGGCGCGCCCGACCTGGAGTACCGCACGCTGGTCATCGGCCTGGCGCACCCGCTGGGCACCCCGGACGGCCGGCGCGCCCACACCGTCGTGGTGGCCACCTCGATGCGTCCCAGCGCCGAGGTGCTGCGCGACATCGTGGGCACCGGCCTCGTCGCCACGCTCGCGGTGATCGGCGGCATCGCGCTGCTGTCGCTGTGCGTGCTGTGGGTCGGGCTGAAACCGCTGCGGGACATGGCCGCCAACGCCACCGCGATCGCCGCGGGTGACCACACCCGGCGCATCGGTGTCACCGGCGGCAACACCGAGGTCGACCAGCTCGCGCACGCGGTGAACCTGGCCTTCGACGCCCGCCAGCGCTCCGAGGAGCGGTTGCGCAGCTTCATCGCCGACGCCTCGCACGAGCTGCGCACCCCGCTGACCACGATCCGCGGCTGGGCCGACCTGTACCTGCAGGGCGTGGACGACCCGCAGGTGGTCGAGCTGGCCATGACCCGCATCGAGGACGAGGCCACCCGCATGCACTCCCTGGTCGAGGAGCTGCTGCTGCTGGCCCGCCTGGACGAGGGCCGTCCGCTGGAACGCCAGCCGGTGGACCTGGCGCAGCTGGCCGCGGACGCGGTGGCCGACGCGGACGTGGTCGACGGCGAACGCGAGATCACCCTCGCGGTGGGCACCGAGGACGCGGTGGTGTGCGGCGACCCGAACCGGCTGCGCCAGGTGCTGCGCAACCTGCTCGGCAACGCGCTGCAGCACACCCCGGCCGGGTCCCCGGTGCACGTGGGAGTGCGCGCGGTCGGTGCCAACGGGGTGGGCGTGGTGGTCGCCGACGAGGGCCCCGGCCTGTCCCCGGACGCGCTGGGCCGGGTGTTCGAGCGCTTCTACCGGGGCGACGCCTCCCGGGGTCGCGGTGGCGCGGGCCTGGGGCTGAGCATCGTGCGGGCGATCAGCGAGGCGCACGGCGGTTCGGTGTGGGTGGACTCGCAGCCCGGTCAGGGCGCCGCGTTCACCGTGGTCATCCCGCGAACGGGTGACGTCAGGAAACTGTCAGGTGAGGTTCGGTAA
- a CDS encoding ferredoxin, translating into MKVLVDQERCCGAGSCVLAAPDIFDQREEDGIVVLLNATPDDADRPLVEDAVSRCPAAAISVVE; encoded by the coding sequence ATGAAGGTGTTGGTGGACCAGGAGCGCTGCTGTGGCGCCGGGTCCTGCGTGCTGGCCGCGCCGGACATCTTCGACCAGCGGGAGGAGGACGGCATCGTGGTGTTGTTGAACGCCACACCTGACGACGCCGACCGCCCGCTGGTGGAAGATGCGGTGAGCCGCTGTCCGGCGGCCGCGATCTCGGTAGTGGAGTAG
- a CDS encoding DUF3558 domain-containing protein, translating to MSDRRLLSLVLTISALTVSGCAVSGTAVPSSSAPGTSAAIVALPPRPKTISVDVLDPCAVLSETQQRQLQIDQQPYRAGPDQADKNGNRGCTFFKTSTDPRFTYLVTPVPQEGAEVWLKGERNVLVKQVTAGGFGAVETRIGNTATSHCNVVVDVAPGQSLDVQFGLGTPGALTTDQVCDKAREGAELIMQTLSARS from the coding sequence GTGTCTGACCGGCGGCTTCTCTCGCTTGTGCTCACGATCAGTGCTCTGACGGTCAGCGGCTGTGCTGTCAGCGGAACGGCGGTCCCCTCGAGTTCGGCTCCGGGGACCTCGGCGGCGATTGTCGCGCTGCCGCCCCGGCCGAAGACCATCTCGGTTGACGTCCTCGATCCGTGCGCCGTGCTGTCCGAGACCCAGCAGCGACAGCTTCAGATTGATCAACAACCCTACCGCGCCGGTCCTGACCAGGCCGACAAGAACGGCAATCGCGGGTGCACCTTCTTCAAGACCAGCACTGATCCGCGGTTCACCTACCTGGTGACCCCGGTCCCGCAGGAGGGCGCTGAAGTCTGGCTCAAGGGCGAGCGCAACGTGCTGGTCAAGCAGGTCACTGCCGGGGGGTTCGGTGCGGTGGAGACCCGGATCGGCAACACCGCCACCAGTCACTGCAACGTGGTCGTCGACGTCGCACCGGGCCAGAGCCTGGACGTGCAGTTCGGGCTCGGCACGCCGGGTGCGCTGACCACGGATCAGGTCTGTGACAAGGCCCGGGAGGGTGCGGAGCTGATCATGCAGACGCTGTCCGCGCGGAGCTGA